A genomic window from Ruminiclostridium cellulolyticum H10 includes:
- a CDS encoding zinc-ribbon domain-containing protein, with the protein MADKIITCKDCNSQFTFTENEQAFYKEKGFDNEPQRCPDCRRARKQQGNNNRGNGRSFGNRW; encoded by the coding sequence ATGGCAGATAAAATAATAACTTGCAAGGATTGTAATTCACAATTCACTTTCACCGAAAACGAACAGGCTTTCTATAAAGAGAAAGGGTTCGACAATGAACCACAAAGATGTCCTGACTGCAGAAGAGCGAGAAAGCAGCAAGGGAATAACAACAGAGGCAACGGAAGAAGTTTCGGCAATAGGTGGTAA
- a CDS encoding VOC family protein — translation MEGGGFIKFKGSLLAVKDVTVSKAFYVSVLEQKIIFDLGEHVTFDGGFSIQQNYSQLIGLSESDILRKANDFQLYFEVTDLDSWNSRLKNISGLEFVHGIKEYAWGQRSIRLYDPDMHIIEVAESMESVVKCFLKQGISVEETAERTMFPIDFVKQCL, via the coding sequence TTGGAAGGAGGTGGTTTTATCAAATTTAAAGGATCTCTTTTGGCGGTTAAAGATGTTACAGTGTCAAAAGCGTTTTATGTAAGTGTTCTTGAACAAAAAATAATTTTTGATTTGGGCGAACATGTTACCTTTGACGGTGGGTTTTCGATACAACAGAATTATTCACAACTGATTGGCTTAAGCGAAAGTGATATATTACGTAAAGCAAATGATTTTCAACTGTATTTTGAAGTGACAGATTTGGATAGTTGGAACTCGCGACTGAAAAACATAAGTGGGTTAGAGTTTGTACACGGCATCAAGGAATATGCTTGGGGACAAAGGAGCATTCGGCTATATGACCCAGACATGCACATCATTGAAGTTGCGGAAAGTATGGAAAGTGTTGTAAAATGTTTTTTGAAGCAGGGGATATCTGTTGAGGAAACCGCAGAACGTACAATGTTCCCGATTGATTTTGTAAAGCAATGCTTATAG
- the infC gene encoding translation initiation factor IF-3 produces MEVFFIRKNELQINDEIRDSDIRLIDADGAMLGVISSKAAQQMAITKNLDLVKIVPNGAPPVCKIMDYSKYVFEQGKKEKEAKKNQKVVSLKEVRLSAKIEEHDFDVKVKSAYKFLKDGDKVKVSIKFRGREMKYTSDGKDVLEKFTSVVSEVGVAERQPKLEGKSMIIILNPNKK; encoded by the coding sequence ATGGAGGTGTTTTTTATCAGGAAAAACGAATTACAAATTAATGACGAGATAAGGGATTCGGATATACGGCTAATTGATGCGGATGGTGCTATGTTAGGAGTTATATCATCAAAAGCTGCACAACAGATGGCGATAACAAAGAATCTTGATCTTGTAAAGATTGTACCAAATGGAGCACCACCGGTATGTAAGATTATGGATTATAGTAAATATGTGTTTGAACAGGGTAAAAAAGAAAAAGAAGCGAAGAAAAATCAGAAAGTTGTTTCACTTAAGGAAGTAAGATTGTCTGCCAAGATTGAAGAACATGATTTTGATGTCAAGGTTAAAAGTGCCTATAAGTTTCTGAAAGATGGGGATAAAGTCAAAGTAAGTATTAAATTTCGAGGCAGGGAAATGAAATATACATCAGATGGAAAAGATGTACTCGAAAAGTTTACCAGTGTGGTTAGTGAAGTTGGAGTAGCAGAAAGGCAACCAAAGCTGGAAGGTAAAAGTATGATAATCATATTAAATCCAAATAAAAAATGA
- a CDS encoding sugar-binding protein, whose amino-acid sequence MKTNSVTRDNAVYFLAEVKDANISDASGNVYEKDSVEFFLDEDNKRCGTYEGDDSQFRVNFKNERSSDHGDLTNLYTAAKTVAGGYVIEGRVALSQTPANGKVMGMEGQINDATGSTRIATMNIFDTTGTAYQDTKKFGQMLLTGKGLNSVSKPNFYDLKSLVMSAKDIELQRYSNGYAVDTLIKDSEAAIADKASTQAKFDGLLIKLQAAIDNLVHNDLSFDEKECRDIPKAYKTSDPESIRGSIVRVDYKTNTYDQDAKALDKYMLVYLPHGYDANDKTKKYDIVYLIHGNSESQHTAFGGVGQNTELMRAVDNLIADGKMNPMIIVTPTWYNTAPYTAERQKEDGMFRIKNFHNELVKDIIPTIEGKFNVYAQSNSEKDLLAARNHRAVAGFSMGSACTWYNYIYSIDYFKYYVPISLWCWQDVDSIKKEGYNLTGTDDEIKAKYLAEIAKKAGYTKDDIRIFCATGTADLAYNGMNSQIAEMKKLTDTFVYSADLRKGNFYYITLKGGAHNWTCVDRYLYNILPDLFLDNK is encoded by the coding sequence TTGAAGACAAATAGTGTAACTCGAGATAATGCTGTGTATTTCCTGGCTGAAGTAAAGGATGCTAACATTTCCGATGCTTCCGGTAATGTTTATGAAAAAGATAGCGTCGAATTTTTCCTGGACGAAGATAATAAGAGATGCGGGACATATGAAGGTGATGATAGTCAGTTTAGGGTTAATTTTAAAAATGAGAGATCCTCTGACCATGGTGATTTAACAAATTTGTATACAGCTGCAAAGACAGTAGCAGGCGGTTATGTAATTGAAGGGCGCGTTGCATTATCCCAGACCCCGGCCAATGGTAAGGTAATGGGTATGGAAGGTCAGATCAATGATGCAACGGGAAGTACAAGAATAGCTACTATGAATATATTTGATACTACGGGTACTGCTTATCAGGATACAAAAAAGTTTGGTCAAATGCTTTTAACTGGTAAAGGTCTCAATTCTGTATCAAAACCAAACTTTTATGATTTGAAATCCTTAGTCATGAGTGCAAAGGATATCGAACTGCAACGCTATTCTAACGGCTATGCAGTTGACACGCTAATTAAAGATTCAGAAGCTGCGATTGCTGACAAAGCTTCAACACAAGCAAAATTTGACGGCTTGCTCATTAAATTACAAGCTGCCATTGATAATTTGGTACATAACGATTTATCCTTTGATGAAAAGGAGTGTAGAGATATACCAAAGGCATACAAGACGTCAGATCCTGAGAGCATAAGAGGATCTATCGTAAGAGTTGACTACAAAACAAATACTTACGATCAAGACGCAAAAGCTTTAGACAAGTATATGCTTGTATATCTTCCTCACGGATATGATGCAAACGATAAAACTAAGAAATATGATATAGTATACCTGATTCATGGTAATTCCGAGAGTCAGCATACTGCTTTTGGCGGTGTTGGTCAGAATACTGAGCTTATGAGAGCAGTTGATAATTTGATTGCTGATGGTAAGATGAATCCAATGATTATCGTTACTCCTACTTGGTATAATACAGCACCATATACTGCTGAGAGACAGAAGGAAGATGGAATGTTCCGTATTAAGAATTTCCATAATGAATTAGTAAAGGATATCATACCTACAATCGAAGGAAAATTTAATGTATATGCTCAGTCTAACAGTGAAAAAGACTTGCTTGCAGCAAGAAATCACAGAGCTGTTGCTGGATTCTCCATGGGTTCCGCCTGCACTTGGTATAACTACATTTATAGTATAGATTACTTTAAATACTATGTTCCAATTAGTTTATGGTGTTGGCAGGATGTAGACTCAATAAAGAAAGAAGGATATAATTTGACAGGAACCGATGATGAGATCAAAGCTAAATATTTGGCTGAAATCGCTAAAAAAGCGGGTTATACAAAAGATGATATACGAATTTTCTGTGCAACAGGTACAGCTGATTTAGCTTATAATGGAATGAATTCCCAGATAGCTGAAATGAAGAAACTTACTGATACGTTTGTTTATTCAGCAGATCTTAGAAAGGGTAACTTTTATTACATAACATTGAAGGGCGGAGCTCATAACTGGACCTGCGTAGATCGTTATTTATACAATATCTTGCCAGATTTGTTCTTGGACAACAAATGA
- a CDS encoding helix-turn-helix transcriptional regulator, with translation MLLDRSDNKFIAAQYNIYISPHEILKPYISTYNILFPDKNMLSQKYTLIPDASGTLSFAYDGKRIKGELWGASTRINIIGSEANNYDFLLLVELKPCGLYQLTGVDQKEFTDIRIDLDTVDKSLNTSLCNIIEQAIEVRDLVNGLNAIFLSRMGDVYQTNTIIGLIRKIHNNNGFLHIKELSISEHYSERHLNRLFCRYIGMNVKLFSRIVRINSAIEQLQNSKSSFTFIAQQAGFYDQSHFINDFKALCGVSPIVYLQNMSDFSNETLKNNI, from the coding sequence ATGCTGCTTGATAGATCTGATAATAAATTTATAGCTGCACAGTATAATATATACATATCGCCACATGAAATATTAAAACCTTATATATCAACCTATAACATTTTGTTTCCTGACAAAAACATGCTTTCCCAAAAATACACACTCATTCCAGATGCAAGCGGAACTCTTTCTTTTGCCTATGATGGAAAAAGAATAAAGGGCGAATTATGGGGGGCTTCAACACGAATAAATATAATTGGGAGTGAAGCCAATAATTATGATTTTTTATTATTAGTTGAATTGAAACCATGCGGACTATATCAACTTACAGGCGTCGACCAAAAAGAGTTTACTGATATAAGAATTGACTTGGATACAGTCGATAAATCTCTTAATACATCGCTATGCAATATAATTGAACAAGCTATTGAAGTTAGAGATTTAGTAAATGGACTAAATGCGATTTTCCTTTCTCGTATGGGCGATGTTTACCAAACGAATACCATTATAGGCTTGATAAGAAAAATACATAACAATAATGGTTTTTTGCATATAAAAGAACTGTCAATTTCAGAGCACTATAGCGAACGGCATTTAAATAGACTTTTTTGTCGATATATAGGAATGAATGTAAAATTGTTTTCGCGAATTGTGCGAATAAATAGTGCGATAGAGCAGTTGCAAAATTCCAAAAGTAGCTTTACTTTTATAGCACAGCAGGCAGGGTTTTATGACCAATCTCATTTTATAAATGACTTCAAGGCTTTATGTGGTGTGTCACCTATTGTGTATTTACAAAACATGTCCGATTTTTCCAATGAAACATTAAAAAATAATATATAA
- a CDS encoding recombinase family protein: MFHDIKSRLYRRGRNGLDKMIRKAAKGKIGYIITKSISRVSIDTLEVLKIIRFLRELGINMHFENEKLDSIEADKEFEILFDLYLQGLSFEQIKSFLESQGIKTATGTESKINS, from the coding sequence GTGTTCCATGACATTAAAAGTAGGTTGTACCGAAGAGGCAGAAATGGGCTGGATAAAATGATTAGGAAAGCGGCGAAAGGGAAAATCGGTTACATTATAACAAAGTCAATCAGCAGAGTGTCGATAGATACTCTGGAGGTTTTAAAGATTATAAGATTTTTAAGAGAGCTAGGAATCAACATGCATTTTGAAAATGAGAAGTTGGATTCAATCGAAGCGGATAAAGAATTCGAGATTCTATTTGACCTATATTTGCAGGGCCTGTCATTCGAACAAATAAAGTCTTTCTTGGAATCTCAGGGGATAAAGACTGCAACTGGCACGGAGAGCAAGATCAATTCATAA
- a CDS encoding ABC transporter permease — MKHKIKKITGAENYQLQSYNHHKLWTKSFILAIIVVIILGGISLFTGVYDIRGQQDGMNMFFITRVPRTAALMLTGAAMSMSGLVMQLVTQNRLVEPTTTGTIEWAGLGLTFVYLLFPAPTLVQRMTGAIIFSFLGTMIFFIFLKRIKLRSSIVVPIIGMMLGAVISAVSTFVGLLFQMTQSIESWFVGSFASVQIGRYEYLWLIVVVTFFIFIYADRLTLAGLGEDVTTSLGLNYNRIVLIGTGLISFAVGVVAAVIGNLPFLGLIVPNIVSMYRGDDLRSNLPWVCVLGMGTITVCDIISRTIIMPFEVPVSLILGTVGAVVFIVILMRQRRLR, encoded by the coding sequence TTGAAACATAAAATAAAAAAAATAACTGGGGCTGAAAATTATCAGCTCCAAAGTTACAATCACCATAAATTATGGACAAAATCTTTTATATTAGCAATTATAGTTGTTATTATTTTAGGCGGCATATCACTTTTTACTGGAGTTTATGATATACGAGGACAACAGGATGGAATGAATATGTTTTTTATAACTCGTGTTCCAAGAACAGCTGCACTAATGCTTACCGGAGCAGCAATGTCAATGTCAGGCCTGGTAATGCAACTTGTTACACAGAATCGTTTAGTTGAGCCTACTACAACAGGGACAATTGAATGGGCTGGTTTAGGACTTACTTTTGTTTACTTATTATTTCCTGCACCAACTCTTGTTCAAAGAATGACTGGTGCAATTATTTTTTCTTTTTTAGGAACTATGATTTTCTTTATATTTTTAAAAAGAATTAAACTTCGTTCATCTATAGTTGTACCTATTATTGGGATGATGCTTGGAGCAGTTATTTCTGCAGTATCTACTTTTGTTGGACTGCTTTTTCAAATGACTCAAAGTATTGAAAGTTGGTTTGTTGGTTCTTTTGCATCGGTTCAAATCGGAAGATATGAGTATTTATGGCTAATTGTTGTAGTTACCTTTTTTATTTTTATCTATGCTGACAGGTTGACTTTAGCTGGACTAGGAGAAGATGTTACAACGAGTCTTGGATTAAACTATAATAGGATAGTTCTTATCGGGACTGGCCTTATATCTTTTGCGGTAGGGGTTGTTGCAGCTGTTATTGGAAACTTGCCTTTTTTAGGTTTAATTGTACCAAACATTGTTTCAATGTATAGAGGCGATGACCTTAGGAGCAATTTACCTTGGGTATGTGTGTTAGGAATGGGTACTATAACTGTTTGTGACATAATTTCTCGAACAATAATAATGCCATTTGAAGTACCTGTCTCTTTGATACTTGGAACAGTGGGGGCAGTAGTATTTATTGTAATATTAATGAGACAAAGGAGGTTAAGATGA
- a CDS encoding SPL family radical SAM protein: MNIYRGCEHDCKYCYAIYSHQYLGSDGFYDDIHVKTNIVERLEEELSAVGWKREIINIGGVTDSYQDAEATYKLMPEILKLLIKYKTPAIISSKSNLILRDYDLIDELSRITYINIAATITTMDEEIRNKIEPNASSSKDRFDMLKTFRKTNASVGLHVMPIIPYITDNYENFDALFSKAKDSDVHYVLTGALYLRGETRKVFFDFIQKDFPDLYENLSLLYKTGGANKDYKNNLYAMVNSLRERYSLSNSYSKPMKEKLAKY; this comes from the coding sequence TTGAATATATATCGTGGGTGTGAGCATGACTGTAAATATTGTTATGCTATTTATTCTCATCAGTACTTAGGGTCGGATGGGTTTTATGACGATATCCATGTTAAAACAAATATCGTAGAAAGGTTAGAAGAAGAGCTTAGTGCAGTAGGATGGAAAAGAGAAATCATAAACATAGGCGGTGTTACAGATAGCTATCAAGATGCTGAAGCCACATATAAATTAATGCCGGAAATACTCAAACTTTTGATAAAATATAAAACCCCTGCTATAATCTCCAGTAAATCAAACCTCATTTTGCGCGATTATGATCTTATTGATGAACTGTCTAGGATAACATATATAAATATTGCAGCGACAATTACTACAATGGATGAGGAGATACGTAATAAGATTGAGCCGAATGCAAGTAGCTCAAAAGATAGGTTTGATATGCTAAAGACTTTTAGGAAGACAAATGCATCAGTTGGACTTCATGTTATGCCGATTATTCCATATATTACTGATAACTATGAGAATTTTGATGCTTTGTTTTCCAAAGCGAAGGATAGTGATGTTCACTATGTCTTAACAGGAGCACTATATTTGAGGGGAGAAACAAGAAAGGTTTTTTTCGATTTTATTCAGAAAGATTTTCCTGATTTATATGAAAACCTGAGTTTGCTCTATAAAACTGGTGGTGCAAATAAAGATTATAAAAACAATTTGTATGCAATGGTAAATTCTTTGAGAGAACGATATTCACTTTCGAACAGCTATTCAAAACCCATGAAAGAAAAGTTGGCAAAGTATTAA
- a CDS encoding siderophore ABC transporter substrate-binding protein yields the protein MKKSKILILTAIIAAFALMVTACSNSNIESAKIDTNEQVNESTKPLTVEITDVHGTVTVPINPKNVVALDNRTFETLSDWGIELAAVPKGVMPTDSPYVSNESVQDIGNHREPNLEIIAAVDPELVIIGQRFASHYEDIKALVPNAAVIDLNFDVSEEAATPGENLVNGLKHSTIVLGQIFDKNEAAEKLVADFDKAIEDAKSKYNGKDTVMSVVVSGGNIGFSAPHSGRVWGPMYEIFGWAPALEIGSASSNHQGDEVSVEAIAQSNPDWLFVLDRDAATSSTTDAVPAQDVIDNSPALKNITAVTEGKIVYAPNDTYTNESIQTYLELFSSLSNALSK from the coding sequence ATGAAAAAATCTAAAATTTTAATACTAACTGCTATTATAGCAGCCTTTGCTTTAATGGTTACAGCTTGCTCAAATTCAAACATCGAATCTGCTAAAATTGATACTAATGAGCAAGTCAATGAGAGTACTAAACCTTTAACAGTTGAAATCACAGATGTTCATGGAACTGTGACTGTTCCTATAAACCCCAAAAATGTAGTTGCTTTAGACAATAGAACTTTTGAAACTTTATCTGATTGGGGAATTGAATTAGCGGCTGTTCCAAAAGGTGTAATGCCTACAGATTCACCATATGTAAGTAATGAATCAGTTCAGGATATTGGAAATCATCGTGAACCAAATCTTGAAATTATCGCAGCTGTAGACCCTGAGCTCGTAATTATTGGTCAAAGATTTGCAAGTCATTATGAAGATATAAAAGCGTTAGTGCCAAATGCAGCTGTTATTGATCTTAATTTTGATGTTTCTGAAGAAGCTGCTACTCCTGGAGAAAACTTAGTAAATGGACTTAAGCATTCCACAATAGTTTTAGGACAAATTTTTGATAAAAATGAAGCTGCCGAAAAGTTGGTGGCTGATTTTGACAAAGCTATTGAAGATGCCAAGTCTAAATATAATGGCAAGGATACAGTTATGAGTGTTGTAGTGTCTGGTGGAAATATTGGTTTCTCAGCTCCTCATTCCGGACGTGTATGGGGGCCAATGTATGAAATTTTTGGATGGGCTCCTGCATTAGAAATTGGTTCTGCATCTTCAAATCACCAAGGTGATGAAGTTTCCGTGGAAGCAATTGCACAAAGCAATCCAGATTGGCTGTTTGTACTAGATCGTGATGCTGCAACATCTTCTACAACCGACGCAGTTCCTGCTCAAGATGTTATTGATAACTCACCAGCTCTTAAAAACATAACTGCTGTTACTGAAGGAAAGATAGTTTATGCACCAAATGACACTTACACAAATGAATCTATACAAACTTATTTAGAGTTATTTAGTAGTCTTTCAAATGCTTTAAGTAAATAG